A stretch of the Pseudomonas sp. ACM7 genome encodes the following:
- a CDS encoding hydroxymethylglutaryl-CoA lyase: protein MSLPTHVRLVEVGPRDGLQNEAQPISVADKVQLVDALTAAGLGYIEVGSFVSPKWVPQMAGSADVFAQIQRKPGVTYGALAPNLRGFEDAIAAGVKEVAVFAAASESFSQRNINCSISESLERFVPIMDAARQHGVSVRGYVSCVLGCPYEGNVAPEQVARVARELYAMGCYEVSLGDTIGTGTAGVTRKMFEVVSADVPREKLAGHFHDTYGQAMANIYASLLEGISVFDSSIAGLGGCPYAKGASGNVATEDVVYLLNGLGIETGIDLDALILAGQQICTVLGRPTGSRVAKARSAQ, encoded by the coding sequence ATGTCCCTACCCACTCACGTACGCCTGGTCGAAGTCGGCCCACGCGACGGTCTGCAAAACGAAGCCCAACCCATCAGCGTTGCGGACAAGGTGCAACTGGTCGACGCGCTGACCGCCGCCGGTCTCGGCTATATAGAAGTCGGCAGTTTTGTTTCGCCCAAATGGGTACCGCAAATGGCCGGTTCCGCCGACGTCTTCGCGCAGATCCAGCGTAAGCCTGGCGTGACTTATGGTGCACTCGCCCCCAACCTGCGCGGGTTTGAAGACGCCATTGCAGCCGGGGTCAAGGAAGTCGCGGTGTTCGCCGCCGCGTCGGAATCGTTTTCCCAGCGCAATATCAATTGCTCGATCAGCGAAAGCCTGGAGCGTTTCGTGCCGATCATGGACGCCGCCAGGCAACACGGGGTCAGCGTGCGCGGTTACGTGTCCTGTGTGCTGGGCTGCCCTTACGAAGGAAACGTCGCGCCGGAACAAGTCGCTCGAGTCGCTCGCGAGCTCTATGCGATGGGCTGCTATGAAGTTTCCCTGGGCGACACCATCGGCACCGGCACCGCTGGCGTGACCCGCAAGATGTTCGAGGTGGTGTCGGCCGACGTACCCCGTGAAAAACTGGCCGGGCACTTCCACGACACTTATGGCCAGGCCATGGCCAACATCTACGCCAGCCTGCTGGAAGGCATCTCGGTGTTCGACAGCTCCATCGCCGGCCTCGGTGGCTGCCCATACGCCAAGGGCGCCAGCGGTAACGTCGCCACCGAAGACGTGGTTTACCTGCTCAATGGCCTGGGTATCGAGACCGGTATCGACCTGGACGCCTTGATTCTGGCCGGTCAGCAGATTTGCACGGTGCTGGGGCGACCGACCGGTTCGCGCGTGGCCAAGGCTCGTAGCGCACAGTGA